The Rhodohalobacter sp. SW132 genome includes a region encoding these proteins:
- a CDS encoding TlpA family protein disulfide reductase — MKLSNCLTFLIAALLMFFAGCSQESDQQQRTTGQQIPSQNLEDHAATIQNAEFTDLDGNPVDLSDFHGKLVLIDFWESWCGPCLQVFPAMQDLREEFPDEFEMLAVTVGLTEGPEEARAFAEEHGYDFTWLYDQNGVFEQLGGTGIPFKVYVDPDGELLEIEMGSRGRQGDYNSAKSKIENFF, encoded by the coding sequence ATGAAGCTATCCAATTGTTTAACCTTTCTTATTGCAGCACTTCTGATGTTTTTTGCAGGATGTTCGCAGGAATCTGATCAGCAGCAGCGAACAACCGGGCAGCAGATTCCATCCCAGAATCTTGAGGATCATGCCGCCACCATTCAAAATGCCGAATTTACGGATCTGGATGGTAATCCTGTAGATTTAAGTGATTTTCACGGTAAACTTGTACTGATCGATTTTTGGGAATCCTGGTGCGGTCCCTGCCTGCAGGTATTTCCGGCCATGCAGGATTTAAGGGAAGAATTTCCCGATGAATTTGAAATGCTTGCCGTAACCGTCGGGCTCACGGAAGGACCGGAAGAGGCGAGAGCATTTGCTGAAGAGCACGGTTACGATTTTACATGGCTCTACGACCAGAATGGAGTATTTGAACAGCTCGGCGGAACCGGAATTCCATTTAAGGTGTACGTTGACCCGGATGGGGAACTGCTTGAAATTGAGATGGGTTCTCGAGGGCGACAGGGAGATTATAACTCAGCAAAATCAAAAATCGAAAATTTCTTTTAA
- the ahcY gene encoding adenosylhomocysteinase has translation MDKEVEKLPYKVKDITQAKFGRQEIRLAEAEMPGLMATREEFGEKKPLKGARIAGCLHMTVQTAVLIETLVELGAEVQWSSCNIYSTQDHAAAAIAETGVPVYAWKGMTEEEYDWCIEQTLFFEDGQPLNMILDDGGDLTNIVLDKYPELAQNIRGISEETTTGVLRLYERMKKGTLTIPAINVNDSVTKSKFDNKYGCRESCADAIRRATDVMMAGKVAVVAGYGDVGKGSSASLRGAGARVIVTEIDPICALQAAMDGYEVKKMIDAVKEADIIVTATGNKDILTEEHFRLMKDKAIVGNIGHFDNEIDVKWLKGNSEEENIKPQVDLFRFEDGKELILLSQGRLMNLGNATGHPSFVMSNSFTNQTMAQIALWNDEFEVDVHVLPKHLDEKVARLHLEKIGVELEELSDEQSEYIGIPKEGPYKPEMYRY, from the coding sequence ATGGATAAAGAAGTCGAAAAACTACCGTATAAAGTAAAAGATATCACTCAAGCCAAATTCGGCCGTCAGGAGATTCGACTGGCTGAAGCAGAGATGCCCGGCCTCATGGCAACACGCGAAGAGTTCGGGGAGAAAAAACCACTGAAAGGTGCCCGCATTGCCGGTTGTCTGCATATGACGGTTCAAACCGCTGTGCTGATTGAAACCCTGGTAGAGCTTGGAGCCGAAGTGCAATGGTCATCCTGTAATATCTATTCCACACAGGATCACGCAGCAGCTGCAATTGCCGAAACAGGTGTGCCGGTTTACGCCTGGAAAGGTATGACAGAAGAGGAGTACGACTGGTGCATTGAACAGACGCTTTTCTTCGAAGATGGGCAACCGCTGAATATGATTCTTGATGATGGCGGTGACCTTACCAACATCGTTCTGGATAAATATCCCGAGCTGGCGCAAAACATTCGCGGAATTTCTGAAGAAACCACAACCGGTGTGTTGCGTCTCTATGAAAGAATGAAAAAGGGCACGCTGACGATTCCCGCTATCAATGTGAACGATTCGGTTACAAAATCGAAATTTGACAATAAATATGGCTGCCGCGAGTCGTGTGCAGATGCGATCCGCCGGGCAACCGATGTGATGATGGCCGGGAAAGTAGCCGTTGTTGCCGGATATGGCGATGTGGGTAAAGGATCATCCGCATCTCTCCGCGGAGCCGGAGCCCGTGTGATTGTAACCGAAATCGACCCGATCTGTGCACTCCAGGCCGCAATGGACGGTTATGAAGTGAAAAAGATGATTGACGCCGTGAAGGAAGCAGATATTATTGTAACCGCAACGGGGAACAAAGATATCCTTACGGAAGAGCATTTCCGGCTGATGAAAGATAAAGCGATCGTCGGTAATATTGGCCACTTCGATAACGAAATTGATGTAAAATGGCTGAAAGGGAACTCCGAAGAGGAGAACATCAAACCGCAGGTAGACCTGTTCCGTTTTGAAGATGGAAAAGAGCTGATACTGCTCTCACAAGGACGCCTGATGAACCTGGGCAATGCAACCGGACACCCAAGTTTTGTGATGAGCAACAGCTTTACAAACCAGACGATGGCACAAATTGCGCTCTGGAATGATGAGTTTGAGGTAGACGTGCACGTTCTGCCAAAACATCTGGATGAAAAAGTAGCTCGTCTGCACCTCGAAAAAATCGGTGTGGAACTGGAAGAGCTCTCTGATGAGCAGTCCGAATATATCGGAATTCCAAAAGAAGGGCCCTACAAGCCGGAGATGTATCGGTATTGA
- the lhgO gene encoding L-2-hydroxyglutarate oxidase, with protein sequence MKTHSDTDFIIIGAGIVGLSTAYKLSLKYPGSSILVLEKEADLAMHQTGRNSGVIHSGIYYKPGSYRARNCIDGRHQLVDFCKTNQVEFEICGKVIVATDEQELPRLKAIYERGLENEIEGIEMIGEKKLHQIEPYVNGISAIHVPCAGIVDFKGVCRALASEIEARGNRISFGQEVTGVFQTNGESRVDTKNGSFRCKRLINCAGLQSDLVAKSSGLNPDMQIVPFRGEYYELEPFAEHKVKGLIYPLPNPDFPFLGVHFTRMALGGVECGPNAVFAFNREGYNKTSFSFRDTIETVNFPGFWKLAGKHWLRGMDEYYRSFSKKAFLENLQKLIPSIGIDDIRPAPAGVRAMALQPDGEILDDFRFEKTKNQVHVLNAPSPAATAGLSIGDAIVDEISF encoded by the coding sequence ATGAAAACTCATTCTGATACAGATTTTATCATTATCGGCGCAGGAATTGTTGGCCTGTCCACTGCGTATAAACTATCGCTCAAATATCCGGGTTCATCCATTCTTGTACTTGAGAAAGAAGCTGATCTTGCCATGCATCAAACCGGCAGAAATTCCGGCGTGATCCACTCCGGGATCTACTATAAACCGGGATCGTACAGAGCCAGGAATTGCATCGACGGAAGACATCAGCTGGTTGATTTTTGTAAAACAAACCAGGTTGAATTTGAAATCTGCGGCAAGGTGATTGTGGCCACGGATGAGCAAGAGCTGCCCCGGCTGAAAGCAATTTACGAACGCGGTCTCGAAAATGAGATCGAAGGGATTGAGATGATTGGTGAAAAAAAACTCCATCAAATCGAACCTTACGTAAACGGAATTAGTGCAATCCATGTACCATGCGCCGGCATTGTGGATTTCAAAGGAGTTTGCCGGGCACTGGCTTCAGAAATTGAAGCACGGGGTAACCGAATTTCTTTCGGGCAGGAAGTAACCGGGGTGTTTCAGACGAACGGGGAGAGCCGGGTAGATACCAAAAACGGTTCATTTCGCTGTAAACGGCTGATCAATTGCGCCGGGCTTCAGAGCGACCTGGTGGCAAAATCCTCCGGCTTGAATCCTGATATGCAGATTGTTCCGTTCAGAGGCGAATATTACGAATTGGAACCGTTTGCCGAACACAAAGTCAAAGGGTTGATCTATCCGCTGCCCAATCCGGATTTCCCATTTCTTGGTGTTCATTTTACCAGAATGGCACTGGGCGGGGTTGAATGTGGTCCGAATGCTGTTTTCGCATTCAATCGCGAAGGGTACAATAAAACTTCGTTCAGCTTCAGGGACACCATCGAAACCGTAAATTTTCCCGGATTCTGGAAACTCGCCGGCAAACACTGGCTCCGGGGAATGGATGAGTATTATCGATCTTTTTCCAAAAAAGCTTTCCTCGAAAACCTTCAAAAACTAATACCATCGATCGGAATAGATGATATCCGCCCGGCACCTGCAGGAGTCCGCGCAATGGCGCTTCAGCCCGATGGCGAAATCCTGGATGATTTCAGATTTGAAAAGACCAAAAACCAGGTGCATGTGCTGAACGCCCCCAGCCCGGCAGCAACAGCGGGACTCTCGATTGGCGATGCTATTGTAGATGAGATATCGTTTTAG